The following are encoded together in the Eubacterium sp. 1001713B170207_170306_E7 genome:
- a CDS encoding MBL fold metallo-hydrolase, protein MKIIYLHHSGFIVELERMTLIFDAITNIPPHFLRKGRKNYFFVTHSHQDHFSQKILSYGSDYDTTYIFSDDIPEKGGRNIHYIAPYQKISFPGIEIETFGSTDLGVSFFVKAEGKNIFHSGDLNWWDWDTESHPNINPEVEERDFKAVIQKIEAQTGNHKMDVAFVPVDSRLGGSAYRAAEYFIDKLHPKVLIPMHFWEDFSVIRTLADREAGSGTEIPLFNERNVVIGNY, encoded by the coding sequence ATGAAAATTATTTATCTTCATCACAGTGGCTTCATCGTAGAATTGGAGCGCATGACACTGATCTTTGATGCAATCACGAATATTCCGCCCCATTTTCTGAGAAAAGGTCGGAAAAACTACTTTTTTGTCACCCACAGCCATCAGGATCATTTCTCACAAAAGATCCTTTCCTATGGCAGTGATTATGACACCACCTACATTTTCAGCGATGATATTCCTGAAAAGGGCGGCCGCAATATCCATTATATTGCACCTTACCAGAAAATAAGCTTTCCAGGCATTGAAATTGAAACCTTTGGCTCGACCGACCTGGGCGTTTCCTTCTTTGTAAAGGCCGAGGGTAAGAATATCTTCCATTCCGGCGATTTAAACTGGTGGGACTGGGATACCGAATCCCACCCCAACATTAACCCAGAGGTGGAGGAGCGCGACTTCAAGGCCGTTATCCAGAAAATTGAGGCGCAGACCGGCAACCACAAAATGGACGTGGCCTTTGTACCTGTGGACTCCCGCCTGGGCGGCTCTGCCTACCGTGCCGCCGAATACTTTATAGACAAGCTGCATCCAAAGGTTCTGATTCCCATGCACTTCTGGGAGGACTTCTCTGTTATCCGGACCCTGGCCGACCGCGAGGCCGGCAGCGGCACTGAGATTCCACTTTTCAATGAACGCAATGTTGTTATTGGTAACTATTAA
- a CDS encoding site-specific integrase: MKRIKKFINFFVGTVTMNTLFDKWLKSKRYLKAQTKRTYEQLINGYLRPAFGEMPAKAVSDEAVQLLINNIQKELSPKTVHEIHRCLRAVFELAIENKTLEKNPCEKIILPQKEKAKAKALSVEEQEKLENALGQSSNSLDIAILLALNLGLRLSEVIALRWQDIHFYDNVVIIKHSMERTSTGEGNKTVAHLGTPKTQNSQRKIPLESNFSKCLQEYFQKRTTAQKKAEAFVVGKKDGNCYHGRTIQRHFKKRLKQLMISDEYTFHSLRHSFATRAMESGVAVKVISALLGHSRTATTTDIYLHLSESFIRQEMMKMKNFKAKKGRSKRMRAEHAA, from the coding sequence ATGAAAAGAATAAAAAAATTTATAAATTTTTTCGTAGGGACGGTAACAATGAACACATTATTTGACAAATGGTTAAAAAGCAAAAGGTATTTAAAGGCACAGACAAAAAGAACCTATGAACAATTAATAAATGGATATTTGCGTCCGGCATTTGGTGAGATGCCAGCTAAGGCCGTTTCAGATGAAGCAGTTCAATTACTTATTAATAATATACAAAAGGAACTCAGCCCAAAAACCGTTCATGAGATTCACCGCTGTTTGCGGGCTGTGTTTGAACTGGCAATAGAAAATAAAACGTTAGAAAAAAACCCCTGCGAAAAAATCATTTTACCTCAAAAAGAAAAGGCGAAGGCAAAAGCGTTAAGTGTAGAGGAACAGGAAAAATTAGAGAATGCTTTAGGCCAAAGCTCGAACTCATTGGATATTGCCATATTGCTGGCTTTGAATTTAGGTTTGCGGTTATCTGAGGTGATAGCGCTACGTTGGCAGGATATACATTTTTATGACAATGTAGTAATTATTAAGCATAGTATGGAGCGTACATCAACAGGAGAAGGGAATAAGACAGTCGCTCATCTGGGAACACCAAAAACGCAGAATAGCCAGAGAAAAATTCCTTTGGAATCCAATTTTTCTAAATGTTTGCAAGAGTATTTTCAGAAGCGGACAACAGCGCAAAAAAAGGCTGAAGCCTTTGTGGTCGGGAAAAAGGATGGAAATTGCTATCATGGACGAACCATTCAGCGGCATTTTAAAAAAAGATTAAAACAGCTTATGATTTCTGACGAATATACCTTTCATTCATTGAGACATAGCTTTGCAACACGCGCTATGGAAAGCGGTGTTGCGGTAAAAGTTATCAGTGCTCTGTTAGGCCACAGTAGGACGGCCACAACAACGGATATTTATCTGCATTTAAGCGAGTCATTTATTCGCCAGGAGATGATGAAAATGAAAAATTTTAAAGCGAAAAAAGGGCGATCAAAAAGAATGAGGGCAGAGCACGCCGCATAG
- a CDS encoding phage antirepressor KilAC domain-containing protein, with translation MNCKQTTPTTAAEQKGLRLWCVSCALNQKDRISGSFERLSNIDMRIELCFLEKQLTALQEEYEKKARIYLEDDCERQAYKSVRYEETKASEDDIPVSRLAGIMRQEGLNIGRNQLYVWLRERGFACFNIRCNRNLPTQKSLDKKYMTIVYKDYVEKRSGRLKQSPELRITPAGQAFFIRALAEERSRV, from the coding sequence ATGAATTGTAAGCAGACAACCCCAACAACCGCGGCAGAACAAAAAGGATTGCGCTTATGGTGTGTTTCATGCGCCTTAAATCAGAAAGACCGGATTTCGGGCAGCTTTGAGCGCCTGTCCAACATTGATATGCGCATTGAGCTGTGTTTTCTGGAAAAGCAGCTGACAGCCCTTCAGGAAGAATATGAGAAAAAAGCCAGAATCTATCTGGAGGACGACTGCGAGCGGCAGGCGTATAAGAGCGTCAGATATGAGGAGACCAAAGCATCAGAGGATGATATCCCTGTATCCCGCCTGGCCGGGATCATGCGGCAGGAGGGTCTGAACATTGGAAGAAACCAGCTGTACGTCTGGCTTCGGGAACGGGGCTTTGCCTGTTTTAATATCCGGTGTAACCGTAATTTACCCACCCAAAAGTCCTTGGATAAAAAATACATGACCATTGTGTACAAAGACTATGTGGAGAAAAGGAGCGGCCGGCTCAAGCAGTCTCCCGAGCTCAGGATCACCCCTGCGGGCCAGGCCTTTTTTATCCGCGCGCTGGCAGAGGAAAGAAGCAGAGTATGA
- a CDS encoding restriction endonuclease subunit S, with protein sequence MNYLTELLAFYRWLAGSPVSPLLQAYWHLLMYTNNRAAIQTAEGVWYWPAEFNLPNTVAMPLLGIKDRRVLLRQRGYLINRGRVTYQKDAGQRAGVYRMVPFDKSLEAIWLRDKREDRVTQVWAPAVPPAVGELSPLININTKQASPLYGYQENAASVHGFNLLPPLTDEEKAEIKARYPEDDVAAFNAMWAARERKQMAGKG encoded by the coding sequence ATGAACTACCTGACCGAACTTCTGGCCTTTTACAGATGGCTGGCCGGCAGCCCTGTGAGCCCGCTGCTCCAGGCCTACTGGCATCTGCTCATGTACACCAACAACCGGGCGGCCATCCAGACAGCGGAGGGCGTGTGGTACTGGCCGGCGGAGTTTAATCTGCCAAATACGGTAGCCATGCCCCTCTTAGGGATCAAAGACCGGCGGGTGCTGCTGCGACAGAGGGGGTACCTCATTAACCGCGGCCGTGTGACGTACCAGAAGGACGCTGGCCAGCGGGCAGGGGTTTACCGTATGGTGCCCTTTGATAAAAGCCTTGAGGCCATCTGGTTAAGGGACAAAAGAGAGGACCGTGTGACACAGGTCTGGGCACCGGCTGTCCCGCCAGCTGTGGGCGAGCTGTCCCCGTTAATAAACATAAACACTAAACAGGCTTCTCCATTGTATGGTTATCAGGAGAACGCCGCAAGCGTCCACGGCTTTAATCTGCTTCCTCCTCTTACCGACGAGGAAAAGGCAGAAATCAAGGCCCGCTACCCAGAGGATGATGTCGCGGCCTTTAACGCCATGTGGGCAGCGCGGGAGAGAAAACAGATGGCGGGAAAAGGATAG
- a CDS encoding SDR family NAD(P)-dependent oxidoreductase, with protein MKKLENKVAIVTAATAGIGLASAKKLAQNGALVYIAGLEDELAQKALDECSEEKLNVKFHPFNAFDYEGYHVMVEHVAGEEGRLDILVNNFGFGMPAKDFDILTGDPYAFFDILQKNIGSVYLPCKPAIRYMAEHGGGNIVNISSIGGLLPDVSRLGYGVSKAAINYLTKAIALQFGSKNIRCNAVAPGMIGTDAVRKSMSGDFQKAFLRHVPLGRVGEPEDIANAVLFLASDDSSFITGHILDVAGGFGIGTPEYADVVKG; from the coding sequence ATGAAAAAATTAGAGAATAAAGTAGCCATTGTAACAGCCGCCACCGCCGGGATTGGTCTGGCGAGCGCGAAAAAGCTGGCTCAGAATGGCGCCTTGGTTTATATTGCGGGGCTGGAGGATGAACTGGCCCAAAAGGCCCTGGACGAATGCAGCGAGGAGAAGCTGAATGTAAAGTTTCACCCCTTTAACGCCTTTGACTATGAGGGATACCATGTGATGGTTGAGCACGTTGCCGGAGAGGAAGGACGCCTGGATATCCTGGTGAACAACTTTGGGTTCGGGATGCCTGCCAAGGATTTTGATATTCTGACCGGGGATCCTTACGCGTTCTTCGATATTCTGCAAAAGAATATCGGCAGCGTGTACCTGCCCTGTAAGCCGGCCATCCGCTATATGGCTGAACACGGCGGTGGTAATATTGTCAATATTTCCAGCATTGGCGGGCTTCTACCGGATGTTTCCAGGCTGGGTTATGGGGTATCCAAAGCAGCGATTAATTATCTGACCAAGGCCATTGCGCTGCAGTTCGGAAGCAAAAATATCCGGTGTAACGCGGTAGCGCCGGGGATGATCGGCACCGACGCGGTCAGGAAAAGCATGTCGGGCGATTTTCAAAAGGCGTTTTTACGCCATGTGCCGCTGGGCCGGGTGGGCGAGCCGGAGGATATAGCTAACGCTGTGCTGTTCCTGGCGAGTGACGATTCCTCCTTCATTACCGGCCATATTCTGGATGTGGCCGGCGGCTTTGGCATTGGCACGCCAGAGTATGCCGATGTGGTTAAGGGTTAA
- a CDS encoding sigma-70 family RNA polymerase sigma factor, giving the protein MDYKEIDRWVLRAQKGDGEATAFLERLFRPLMLASADKARPENYSFEDCLQDARLSFLEGIRCYDGTRGSGFAAYIKTYLYRALQNKRRKCWRRLVRDISGEGSSREEDEGTLFDTLPDLSADIAGNYIHGEELAALSEALGELTPEELALLRAVYGQGQTLRGAAQNLGVGYSTVQYRHRRLLDALKKRLTGRR; this is encoded by the coding sequence ATGGATTACAAAGAAATTGACCGGTGGGTGCTTCGCGCCCAAAAGGGGGATGGAGAGGCCACGGCCTTCCTGGAGCGCCTGTTCCGTCCGCTGATGCTCGCGTCGGCGGATAAGGCCAGGCCGGAGAATTACAGCTTTGAAGATTGCCTTCAGGACGCGCGGCTTTCTTTTCTGGAGGGCATCCGCTGTTACGACGGCACGCGGGGCAGTGGCTTTGCCGCTTATATTAAAACCTATCTTTACCGGGCGCTGCAAAACAAACGCAGGAAATGCTGGCGCCGCCTGGTACGGGATATTTCCGGCGAGGGGAGCAGCCGTGAGGAGGATGAAGGAACCCTGTTCGATACGCTGCCAGACTTATCAGCCGACATAGCGGGGAATTATATTCACGGAGAGGAGCTGGCGGCTTTATCAGAGGCTCTGGGTGAGCTGACGCCCGAGGAGCTGGCTCTGCTGAGGGCTGTTTACGGGCAGGGGCAGACACTGAGGGGCGCGGCCCAAAATCTGGGGGTGGGCTACAGCACAGTTCAGTACCGTCACCGCAGGCTTCTGGACGCCCTGAAAAAGCGGCTGACCGGGCGCCGTTAA
- a CDS encoding bacterial transcriptional activator domain-containing protein, which translates to MYCLYKTLEWFKNLREQGICIPLITQRGTLGLDTTQIYSDLWEFEVLYLNRSQLENCQKAVDLYIGPLLAGAPYNWISAHEAHYELSCAELLEILMQQCKEASQLNIYQKKLEIITEP; encoded by the coding sequence ATGTACTGCCTGTATAAAACGCTGGAATGGTTTAAAAATCTGCGCGAGCAGGGGATCTGCATCCCTCTCATCACACAGCGCGGCACCCTGGGTCTGGATACTACCCAGATTTACAGCGATCTCTGGGAGTTTGAAGTGCTCTATCTCAACCGCTCACAGCTTGAGAACTGCCAGAAAGCAGTCGATCTTTACATTGGACCGCTGCTGGCCGGAGCCCCGTATAACTGGATCTCTGCCCATGAAGCCCATTACGAACTATCCTGTGCCGAGCTGCTTGAAATCCTGATGCAGCAGTGTAAAGAAGCCAGCCAGCTGAATATTTACCAGAAAAAACTGGAAATCATAACCGAACCCTAA